From the Penaeus chinensis breed Huanghai No. 1 chromosome 28, ASM1920278v2, whole genome shotgun sequence genome, one window contains:
- the LOC125039834 gene encoding nuclear exosome regulator NRDE2-like: MSLFPAYADPDANNESKSVEKQPLPWQTNESCPPEVGQPITIPPEEREPSENTETVPGDEIARSPKAAKKKKKKKKKKKQARSTSPSSCESESSDRRRKKKKKARSESSSDSRSVTPKRRNSRSRSRGKVSESRYRSQSRYSSESRSRSRSRSRSSRSKSKPRDRRKRRSKSRSKDRLSRKRRVRSRSRSRSWEASSKSKDRRSYRSRSRNRKRSRSRNRKSSRRNRSQSRDGRRSRGRRSRTRSVSRERINKKEKETSKGGGAVLREKLLSGNKSVFLDDLKGLVRPEEAFYINVQGETGNKTFTSTHYSQLASYKMKIRGLLGDLDKKIGRPNKKALRYFKKSVQPSLYADSTFIKRIPTSSKNEEDKDAGYIPVHLTYEEENFIKKETQPSHVDPLGIYDSKTQEYMLGIGGPDQENTSTQDAEYEYWQSQAKAFNERLGKEPTNISLWLEFVHFQDKAHVHLFRKEDTSEKNEKKKKMNQKAMAERKISILDTAIKKNIKSTELQFERLDIGQHIWDDKKLKSEWGTFLFNFPNKIKVWHQYLSFSQTHFTSFNLSSVVKTFAKCTERLQQIQSGTFLTHAAPPNIGKCMVDVAVQLAHVWRQAGFMERSIALFQALIEFNLFSPAHARNKNMTLEARLAFFEPFWDSRAPRFGEERASGWAQVVEQKQQVEFPEVILGGTQDEEDELLAEGGSTSRLWLMLETSRERRHWLPWEDDPEECEDPERMVSFEDLEPHIFCLEDPRDNFYMILQFFKFIGVPNIGQFVSSTQERDTAKNKNENSEVKDIFQPLTLESLLDIHLFGTCLQFEKNVKAGEFLNFSAIGPSLGIMLCQDYYRFVCQAVLQASNLFPEPQRTSLILLYIRILGLRYLALKKNIKEKEKLRQFGKDIKKQVKKLVKSEEYRSSLVIYEEYAKLEEIMEHFDDAENVYVIALTAGTATGNALDISKPNFTTIVSLFTAYIKLQMDREIKTGSNKFINNIIYSLCSLVNDGKFTAGNGVSAPGGSILKAKRKLLEIQESYTNTAFEACKTGKESDAERLLASKVIFFLSIIQLLTVGFKPACLIYETVIDKINGIFKEPVEVKLEEITLPGERKSVKMASLTSSQEKNRKKVLETLYEDYLWLIDVSSKLDNLIRDGKMSPAVLRPLLADAVKSAPENPNFLVILAQNQNWRDLLGGIDTQTRKIPSILTLISKLLPHLHKTLAHIANTEEGSLSCGYRLENVLETAVSRPPGRNCPLLWRLYLALVANTQPKKLKSLLYTAIFHCPGVKSLYLDCVRLMPSLLKEIVNLMAEKGLRVRLPLEELQVLLETELDLENGDEQLSPKEDEEEI; encoded by the exons ATGTCGTTGTTTCCAGCTTATGCAGATCCTGATGCGAACAATG AAAGCAAGTCAGTTGAAAAACAGCCTCTACCATGGCAGACCAATGAGAGCTGCCCTCCAGAAGTTGGACAGCCAATTACTATTCCCCCAGAAGAAAG AGAGCCATCAGAGAATACAGAAACTGTGCCAGGTGATGAGATAGCAAGATCCCCAAAggcagcaaagaagaagaagaaaaagaagaaaaagaaaaaacaagccaGGTCAACATCTCCGTCCTCTTGTGAGTCTGAATCAAGtgacaggagaagaaaaaagaaaaagaaagccagAAGTGAGTCCAGCTCTGATTCAAGATCGGTGACACCAAAACGTAGGAATTCCAGGTCTCGTTCTCGTGGGAAAGTGTCTGAAAGTAGATATAGATCGCAGTCAAGATACAGTTCAGAATCAAGATCAAGGTCTCGTTCTAGATCAAGAAGTAGCAGGTCTAAATCAAAACCCcgagacagaaggaaaaggagatcgAAATCAAGGTCAAAGGATCGGTtatcgagaaagagaagagtcagatcgagatcgagatcaaGAAGCTGGGAGGCTAGTTCAAAATCAAAGGATAGAAGGAGTTACAGATCTAGATCCAGAAACAGGAAAAGATCAAGATCCAGAAATAGAAAGTCAAGTAGGAGAAATCGGTCTCAGtcaagggatgggaggag GTCAAGAGGCAGACGAAGCAGAACAAGATCTGTTTCTAGGGAGaggataaacaagaaagagaaagaaacttcTAAAGGAGGAGGTGCTGTATT ACGTGAGAAATTGTTGTCTGGGAATAAGAGTGTATTCCTAGATGACTTGAAAGGCTTAGTCAGACCTGAAGAGGCATTCTACATCAACGTACAAGGAGAAACTGGCAATAAGACATTTACCTCAACTCATTATTCGCAACTGGCCAG ttataagatgaaaataagaggCTTACTGGGAGATTTAGACAAAAAGATTGGGAGGCCAAATAAGAAAGCTCTCAGATACTTCAAGAAAAGTGTGCAACCATCATTATATGCAGATAGTACATTTATCAAACGGATACCAACAAGCAGCAAAAATGAGGAAGACAAGGATGCTGGTTATATACCAGTTCATCTTACCTATGAAGAAGAAAATTTCATAAAGAAAGAAACCCAGCCATCACATGTGGATCCTTTGGGGATATATGACAGTAAAACACAAGAGTACATGCTTGGAATAGGTGGTCCAGATCAAGAAAATACATCAACCCAAGATGCAGAATATGAGTACTGGCAGAGCCAGGCTAAAGCATTTAATGAAAGACTGGGCAAAGAACCTACCAATATATCTCTATGGCTAGAATTTGTACATTTCCAGGACAAGGCTCATGTTCATCTGTTTCGCAAAGAGGACACaagtgaaaaaaatgagaagaagaagaaaatgaatcagAAAGCAATGGCTGAGAGGAAAATTTCAATTTTGGACACTGccataaaaaagaatattaaatcAACTGAGTTGCAGTTTGAACGCCTTGACATTGGACAGCATATCTGGGATGATAAAAAATTGAAGAGTGAATGGGGTACTTTCTTGTTTAATTTCCCAAACAAGATTAAAGTTTGGCATCAGTACTTATCATTCTCACAAACTCATTTTACATCATTTAATTTATCATCAGTTGTCAAAACATTTGCAAAGTGTACAGAAAGGTTACAGCAAATACAAAGTGGAACATTTTTAACACATGCAGCACCACCTAACATAGGAAAGTGCATGGTAGATGTGGCTGTGCAATTGGCACATGTTTGGCGGCAAGCTGGGTTTATGGAAAGATCGATTGCTCTGTTCCAGGCACTTATAGAGTTTAATTTATTTTCCCCTGCTCATGCAAGAAATAAGAACATGACATTAGAGGCAAGACTGGCCTTTTTTGAGCCATTTTGGGATTCAAGAGCTCCaag ATTTGGGGAAGAAAGAGCTTCTGGATGGGCACAAGTTGTGGAACAAAAGCAACAAGTAGAATTTCCGGAAGTTATTCTAG GAGGAACtcaagatgaagaggatgaattaTTAGCAGAAGGTGGGAGCACCTCAAGACTGTGGTTAATGCTAGAAACCTCAAGGGAGCGACGACATTGGTTGCCATGGGAAGACGACCCTGAAGAGTGTGAAGACCCAGAGAGAATGGTCTCATTTGAAGATTTGGAACCTCATATATTTTGCCTAGAAGACCCAAGAGATAATTTTTACATGATACTGCAGTTTTTCAAATTTATTGGAGTACCAAATATAGGCCAGTTTGTGTCATCAACTCaggagagagacacggcaaaaaataaaaatgaaaatagtgagGTCAAAGATATATTTCAGCCGCTCACTCTTGAAAGTCTACTTGATATCCATTTGTTTGGTACTTGTTTACAATTTGAAAAGAATGTAAAGGCTGGTGAATTTTTAAATTTCTCTGCCATTGGACCATCATTAGGAATAATGCTATGCCAAGATTACTATAGATTTGTGTGTCAAGCTGTATTACAAGCATCTAATTTGTTTCCAGAACCACAGAGAACCAGtctaatacttttatatataagaatactcGGGCTGCGCTATTTAGCTTTGAAGAAGAAtatcaaggagaaagaaaagctcAGGCAATTTGGAAAAGATATAAAGAAGCAAGTGAAAAAGCTTGTGAAATCAGAAGAGTATAGATCTTCTCTTGTGATATATGAGGAATATGCTAAACTAGAAGAAATTATGGAGCACTTTGATGATGCAGAAAATGTATATGTTATTGCACTTACAGCTGGAACAGCCACAGGTAATGCACTGGACATTTCAAAGCCAAATTTTACTACTATTGTAAGTTTATTTACTGCTTACATCAAACTTCAGATGGATAGAGAAATCAAAACAGGAAGTAACAAATTTATTAACAATATAATCTACTCTCTTTGCTCTTTGGTCAATGATGGGAAATTCACAGCAGGAAATGGTGTCTCAGCTCCAGGTGGAAGCATCTTAAAGGCAAAAAGAAAGCTCTTAGAGATACAAGAATCATACACTAACACTGCATTTGAGGCTTGCAAAACAGGCAAGGAAAGTGACGCAGAAAGGCTACTTGCAAGtaaagttattttctttcttagtaTAATACAGTTGCTAACTGTTGGATTCAAACCTGCCTGCTTGATATATGAAACAgttattgataaaattaatggCATCTTCAAGGAACCTGTGGAAGTGAAACTAGAAGAAATTACTCTACCTGGTGAACGAAAATCCGTAAAAATGGCCAGCTTGACTTCAAgtcaagaaaaaaatcgaaaaaaggtGCTTGAAACTCTCTATGAAGATTATCTTTGGTTGATAGATGTTTCTTCGAAGCTGGATAACCTCATCAGAGATGGAAAAATGTCACCTGCTGTCCTAAGACCACTCCTTGCTGATGCTGTAAAAAGTGCCCCAGAGAACCCAAACTTCCTTGTAATACTAGCTCAGAACCAG AACTGGCGAGACCTGCTGGGCGGAATAGACACTCAAACAAGGAAAATCCCTTCCATTTTGACTTTGATCTCAAagcttctccctcaccttcataAAACACTTGCCCATATTGCCAATACAGAGGAAG
- the LOC125039835 gene encoding THO complex subunit 4-like → MTAKVDMSLEDIIKANKIKPGNRRGGTRGARGGRGRGAGLRRGGAAGAGGGGGGGGGVQTRGRASGGGRPFVGNRAGFGQRGNVEGRWNHDMYQGGGGGGGGGGGGRIQQSGPAKLLISNLDFGVSDSDIHELFTEFGTIRSAAVHYDRSGRSLGTAHVSFERHADAIKALKQYNGVQLDGRPMNIAMDGGASGAVRNTAPVKRLTQGPRPISGASYGGRGGRGIRGSNRRGNTRGSPRGGGRGRGGIGGRGGRNQVVPTAEELDAELDAYVNQVNK, encoded by the exons ATGACAGCCAAGGTTGATATGAGTTTGGAAGACATCATTAAGGCAAACAAGATCAAGCCCGGGAATCGGAGAGGAGGAACCCGAGGAGCTCGAGGAGGCCGAGGGCGCGGCGCAGGATTACGTCGAGGAGGAGctgcaggagctggaggaggaggaggaggaggaggaggggtacagACCCGCGGGCGAGCGAGCGGCGGCGGGCGGCCCTTCGTGGGCAACAGGGCAGGATTCGGACAAAGG GGCAATGTTGAGGGTCGCTGGAACCATGACATGTAtcagggtggtggaggaggaggaggcggaggaggtggtggcCGCATTCAGCAGTCAGGCCCTGCCAAGCTGTTGATCTCAAATTTAGACTTCGGTGTGTCTGATTCAGATATTCAT GAATTGTTTACAGAATTTGGAACTATAAGAAGTGCAGCAGTTCACTATGATCGCTCTGGAAGATCTCTTGGAACAGCTCATGTATCATTTGAACGACATGCTGATGCCATCAAAGCCCTTAAACAGTACAATGGAGTACAGCTTGATGGTAGACCGATGAATATCGCCATGGACGGTGGTGCCAGTGGTGCTGTGAGGAACACAGCACCTGTCAAGAGACTTACACAAGGACCTAGACCCATTAGTGGGGCCAGTTATG GTGGTCGGGGGGGCCGTGGTATCCGTGGCAGCAACCGAAGAGGGAACACCAGAGGAAGTCCTCGAGGTGGAGGCCGAGGCAGAGGAGGCATTGGTGGGCGGGGGGGCAGGAACCAGGTTGTGCCCACCGCTGAAGAATTGGATGCCGAGCTTGACGCCTATGTCAACCAGGTCAACAAGTGA